The proteins below are encoded in one region of Streptomyces sp. NBC_00490:
- a CDS encoding DUF1684 domain-containing protein, producing the protein MTVQDVDRVSFAQQWQEWHRQKEAVLSGPHGFLAITGLHWLGPEPERFEDAPGAWSSTAEGVVVELAEGEELTVDGEPVRGRYDFGVVAERDSVYVGAGDAVIEVAKRGGQDIVRPRHPDNPLRTSFTRTPAYAPDPRWVVPGRFLPFPEPRPVTVGAAVEGLEHVYDSPGQVEFELAGVRHRLTAFNGSGPGALMALFTDETSGVTTYAANRSLQIAAPDAEGRVTLDFNRAGNLPCAYTDLATCPLPPAENRLPVAVEAGERIPLERGGQP; encoded by the coding sequence ATGACCGTCCAGGACGTCGACCGAGTGAGCTTCGCACAGCAATGGCAGGAGTGGCACCGGCAGAAGGAAGCGGTGCTCTCCGGCCCGCACGGCTTCCTCGCGATCACCGGCCTGCACTGGCTGGGCCCGGAGCCGGAGCGCTTCGAGGACGCGCCGGGAGCCTGGTCGAGCACCGCCGAAGGGGTGGTGGTCGAGCTGGCCGAGGGCGAGGAGCTGACCGTCGACGGGGAGCCGGTACGCGGCCGGTACGACTTCGGTGTCGTCGCGGAACGCGACAGCGTTTACGTGGGCGCGGGTGACGCGGTCATCGAGGTAGCCAAGCGCGGCGGACAGGACATCGTGCGCCCGCGCCATCCCGACAACCCGTTGCGTACGTCCTTCACCCGGACCCCGGCCTACGCCCCCGACCCGCGCTGGGTGGTCCCCGGCCGCTTTCTGCCCTTCCCCGAGCCGCGCCCGGTGACCGTGGGCGCCGCCGTCGAGGGCCTTGAGCACGTATACGACTCCCCCGGCCAGGTCGAGTTCGAGCTGGCCGGCGTACGGCACCGCCTGACGGCGTTCAACGGCAGCGGGCCCGGCGCGCTGATGGCCCTGTTCACGGACGAGACCTCGGGCGTGACGACGTACGCGGCGAACCGCTCCCTCCAGATCGCGGCTCCCGACGCCGAGGGCAGGGTCACCCTCGACTTCAACCGTGCCGGGAATCTGCCCTGCGCCTACACCGACCTGGCCACCTGCCCGCTGCCGCCGGCGGAGAACCGGCTGCCGGTCGCGGTCGAGGCGGGCGAGCGGATCCCGTTGGAGCGGGGCGGACAGCCCTGA
- a CDS encoding cysteine desulfurase-like protein — protein sequence MTYDITALRSQFPALAAETAHFDGPGGTQTPRPVIDAIADALARPLSNRGSVTLGERNAESLVSEARRAMADLLGADPRGIVFGRSATQLTYDFSRTLADTWSPGDEVVVTRLDHDANIRPWVQAAARVGATVRWADFDPATGELTPDDIGAVLSDRTRLVAVTAASNLIGTRPEIAAISRLAHEAGASVYVDGVHHTAHSLVDLESLGADFFVCSPYKFLGPHHGVLAAAPELLETLRPDKLLPSTDAVPERFELGTLPYEFLAGTRAAVDFMAGLDATATGTRRERLAAAYAELEAHEHALRTQLDKGLAALPGITIHSRAADRTPTLLLTFEHHATTDAYGFLAERGIQAPSGSFYAIETSRHLGLGDTGGLRVGLAPYNDSEDVDRLLAGLGEFLAR from the coding sequence GTGACGTACGACATCACCGCCCTCCGCTCCCAGTTCCCCGCCCTGGCCGCCGAAACAGCGCACTTCGACGGCCCGGGCGGCACCCAGACACCCCGGCCGGTGATCGACGCCATCGCCGACGCGCTGGCGCGTCCGCTGTCCAACCGGGGCAGCGTGACACTGGGGGAGCGCAACGCGGAGAGCCTCGTCAGCGAGGCCCGCCGGGCCATGGCCGACCTGCTGGGCGCGGACCCGAGGGGGATCGTCTTCGGCCGCAGCGCCACACAGCTCACCTACGACTTCTCCCGCACCCTCGCCGACACCTGGTCGCCCGGCGACGAGGTCGTCGTCACCCGCCTCGACCACGACGCCAACATCCGCCCCTGGGTCCAGGCCGCCGCGCGGGTCGGTGCCACCGTGCGCTGGGCCGACTTCGACCCGGCCACAGGCGAGTTGACCCCGGACGACATCGGCGCCGTGCTGTCCGACCGCACGCGCCTGGTCGCCGTCACCGCCGCCTCCAACCTGATCGGCACCCGCCCCGAGATCGCGGCGATCTCCCGACTCGCGCACGAGGCGGGCGCGTCGGTGTACGTCGACGGTGTCCATCACACCGCTCACAGCCTGGTCGACCTGGAGTCGCTCGGCGCGGACTTCTTCGTCTGCTCCCCGTACAAGTTCCTGGGCCCCCACCACGGAGTCCTCGCCGCCGCGCCGGAGTTGCTGGAGACCCTGCGCCCCGACAAGCTGCTGCCCTCCACCGACGCGGTCCCCGAGCGGTTCGAACTGGGCACCCTGCCCTATGAGTTCCTCGCCGGGACCAGGGCGGCGGTCGACTTCATGGCCGGCCTCGACGCGACGGCGACGGGCACGCGACGCGAGCGTCTGGCAGCGGCCTACGCGGAGCTCGAAGCGCACGAGCACGCCCTGCGCACCCAGCTCGACAAGGGTCTGGCCGCGCTGCCCGGCATCACGATCCACTCCAGGGCGGCCGACCGCACCCCCACCCTGCTGCTGACCTTCGAGCACCACGCCACGACCGACGCCTACGGCTTCCTCGCCGAGCGCGGCATCCAGGCCCCCTCCGGCTCCTTCTACGCCATCGAGACCTCCCGCCACCTGGGCCTCGGCGACACCGGCGGCCTCCGCGTCGGCCTCGCGCCCTACAACGACTCCGAGGACGTCGACCGGCTCCTGGCCGGGCTGGGGGAGTTCCTGGCACGCTGA
- a CDS encoding trypsin-like serine peptidase yields the protein MIGRLRAALVGAAALLTAGVLTTPAGAAPDPGTVSLTAQQRAQAFWTPERMRQATPLDVLSVDRSEVTAAEPRKGRKTRIAPSAPASPVGTLAFPNGGGAWTGGGAVVQTAGRVFFTYQGRTASCSGNAVTSANKSTVLTAGHCVKLEGAWHTNWVFAPGYHDGQTPYGTWSASKTLSTPQWTASEDINYDVGAAVVAPLNGQLLTDVVGGQGLAFNTGYSKAMYAFGFPAAAPYDGQKFIYCSGTTYRDFLLSSDHGLTCDMTGGASGGPWFTQFNEATGTGLQSSVNSFKYNFLPNAMYGPYFGADAQNLYRTAQSS from the coding sequence GTGATAGGCAGACTTCGTGCCGCCCTGGTGGGCGCAGCCGCACTGCTGACCGCCGGCGTCCTCACCACGCCGGCCGGCGCCGCCCCCGACCCGGGAACCGTGTCGCTCACGGCGCAGCAACGCGCCCAGGCCTTCTGGACACCGGAGCGGATGCGCCAGGCGACTCCGCTCGACGTCCTGTCCGTCGACCGCTCCGAGGTGACGGCAGCCGAGCCCCGCAAGGGCAGGAAGACACGCATCGCACCCAGCGCCCCCGCCTCGCCCGTCGGAACGCTGGCGTTCCCCAACGGCGGCGGCGCGTGGACCGGTGGCGGCGCGGTCGTCCAGACCGCCGGGCGGGTGTTCTTCACCTACCAGGGCCGTACCGCCTCCTGCTCCGGCAACGCCGTCACCAGCGCCAACAAGTCCACCGTCCTCACCGCCGGGCACTGCGTGAAACTGGAGGGCGCCTGGCACACCAACTGGGTGTTCGCGCCCGGGTACCACGACGGGCAGACGCCGTACGGCACCTGGTCGGCGTCCAAGACCTTGTCGACCCCGCAGTGGACGGCGAGCGAGGACATCAACTACGACGTCGGCGCGGCCGTGGTGGCCCCGCTGAACGGACAGCTGCTGACCGATGTCGTCGGCGGTCAGGGCCTGGCGTTCAACACCGGCTACAGCAAGGCGATGTACGCCTTCGGCTTCCCCGCCGCCGCCCCGTACGACGGCCAGAAGTTCATCTACTGCAGCGGCACCACCTACCGCGACTTCCTGCTCTCCAGCGACCACGGTCTGACCTGCGACATGACCGGCGGTGCCAGCGGCGGCCCCTGGTTCACCCAGTTCAACGAGGCCACCGGCACCGGACTCCAGTCCTCGGTGAACAGCTTCAAGTACAACTTCCTGCCGAACGCGATGTACGGCCCGTACTTCGGCGCGGACGCACAGAACCTGTACCGGACGGCCCAGTCGTCCTGA
- a CDS encoding DUF6174 domain-containing protein, giving the protein MTVVRSLFLVAVLVGGLAACGAEAKPAAPAWEEPASYMYTLTSSEGERALIGTFRITVRDGEVTTAVGLDDSARRVVRQLPDQVPTLGALLEELEQARGDAADTARARYAVDGHPTRIELDWEENAVDDEVRYDITDYEPGAG; this is encoded by the coding sequence ATGACCGTCGTCCGCTCGCTCTTCCTTGTTGCCGTGCTGGTGGGCGGCCTGGCCGCCTGCGGTGCGGAGGCGAAACCGGCCGCGCCCGCCTGGGAGGAGCCCGCCTCCTACATGTACACGCTGACGTCGAGCGAGGGCGAACGGGCCCTCATCGGCACCTTCCGGATCACGGTACGAGACGGCGAGGTCACCACGGCGGTCGGCCTCGACGACAGCGCCCGTCGGGTCGTACGGCAGCTGCCCGACCAAGTGCCCACCCTGGGCGCGCTGTTGGAGGAGCTGGAGCAGGCACGCGGCGACGCCGCGGACACCGCGCGGGCGCGGTACGCGGTGGACGGGCATCCGACGCGCATCGAGCTCGACTGGGAGGAGAACGCCGTCGACGACGAGGTCCGCTACGACATCACCGACTACGAACCGGGCGCCGGCTAG
- a CDS encoding amidohydrolase, protein MNVDVHQHLWTPSLVAALRSRREPPCLDGWTLHLDGEPPYDIPPADHDVARRAELARADGLGRALVSLSAPIGVEWLPSAEARPLLDAYHEGAAALPEPFGAWAAAGVRDIDTQATAEDLDGGFVGLQLPADALLDTVGYARCAPLLDLLEERDLPLFVHPGPARGGCEGPGWWPAMVPYVQQMHAAWFAFRAFGRPRHPRLRVCFALLAGLAPLHGERFAARGDGSAAVDPDVFVETSSYGPRSVDAVVRALGTDAVVQGSDRPYAEPPRHPGFGLGEAAAHAFRIANPRRLLTGEIR, encoded by the coding sequence ATGAACGTCGACGTGCACCAGCACCTGTGGACGCCGTCCCTGGTGGCGGCCCTGCGCTCCCGCCGCGAGCCGCCGTGTCTGGACGGCTGGACGCTCCACCTGGACGGGGAGCCGCCGTACGACATCCCGCCCGCCGACCACGACGTCGCCCGGCGTGCCGAACTCGCCCGCGCCGACGGCCTGGGGCGGGCGCTCGTCTCACTGTCGGCCCCGATCGGTGTGGAGTGGCTGCCGTCGGCCGAGGCCCGCCCGCTCCTCGACGCCTACCACGAGGGCGCGGCCGCCCTGCCCGAGCCGTTCGGCGCCTGGGCCGCCGCGGGTGTGCGGGACATCGACACGCAGGCGACGGCCGAGGATCTCGACGGGGGCTTCGTGGGGCTCCAGCTCCCGGCCGACGCCCTGCTGGACACTGTCGGCTACGCACGCTGCGCCCCGCTGCTCGACCTGCTGGAGGAGCGCGACCTGCCGCTCTTCGTCCACCCCGGGCCCGCACGGGGCGGGTGCGAGGGGCCCGGCTGGTGGCCCGCGATGGTGCCCTACGTCCAGCAGATGCACGCCGCCTGGTTCGCCTTCCGCGCCTTCGGCCGCCCCCGCCACCCTCGCCTGCGAGTGTGCTTCGCGCTGCTCGCCGGGCTGGCCCCGCTGCACGGGGAGCGCTTCGCCGCCCGGGGCGACGGCTCGGCGGCGGTGGACCCGGATGTCTTCGTCGAGACGTCCTCCTACGGTCCGCGCTCCGTGGACGCCGTGGTCCGCGCACTCGGGACGGACGCCGTGGTCCAGGGCTCGGACCGGCCGTACGCGGAGCCTCCGCGCCATCCCGGGTTCGGTCTGGGCGAGGCCGCCGCCCACGCCTTCCGGATCGCGAACCCACGGCGGCTGCTGACCGGCGAGATCCGCTGA
- a CDS encoding MFS transporter, which produces MPPSPVASPSTAAERTRQLRLVAASGLLGTAVEFYDFLVYGTVAALVFGELFFPGADPAVGTIAAFGTFAAGYVARPLGGVLFGHFGDRLGRKSMLLLTMGLMGGASFLIGLLPTYDTIGVWAPVLLIALRVVQGVAIGGEWGGATLMVVEHAGERRRGLWSSFTQMGAPLGSLLSTAVVAYVVTLPKDDFAAWGWRVPFLFSVALLGVGLFVRLKVVESPLFAEVKKDRAESRLPILDVLRNPRPVLLACGVGIGAFTAQSLLTSYMIAYATGIGYARPQVLNALTVSACVALVVLPCASALSDKIGRRPVVLAGAIASAALAFPVLALVDSKSPGLLILAVVLGHGIAQSTMYGPLGALLTEMFGTKVRYTGASLGYQGATLVGAGFSPMIAGSLVAGSGNSTPVALLLCGGAAVTAVTVCFVRETHRGTLDDSAARPSVPHTEEISA; this is translated from the coding sequence ATGCCCCCGTCCCCCGTCGCATCACCGTCCACGGCCGCCGAGCGAACCCGGCAGCTGCGCCTGGTCGCCGCCTCCGGGCTGCTCGGTACCGCCGTGGAGTTCTACGACTTCCTCGTCTACGGCACCGTCGCCGCACTCGTCTTCGGCGAACTGTTCTTCCCCGGCGCCGATCCGGCCGTCGGCACGATCGCCGCGTTCGGCACCTTCGCCGCCGGTTATGTCGCCCGTCCGCTCGGCGGCGTCCTCTTCGGCCACTTCGGCGACCGGCTCGGCCGCAAGTCGATGCTGCTGCTCACCATGGGTCTGATGGGCGGCGCCAGCTTCCTCATCGGCCTGCTGCCCACCTACGACACGATCGGTGTGTGGGCCCCGGTCCTCCTGATCGCTCTGCGCGTCGTCCAGGGCGTCGCCATCGGCGGTGAGTGGGGCGGCGCGACCCTGATGGTCGTCGAGCACGCCGGAGAGCGGCGCCGCGGCCTGTGGTCCAGCTTCACGCAGATGGGAGCCCCGCTCGGCTCCCTGCTGTCCACCGCCGTCGTCGCGTACGTCGTCACCCTCCCCAAGGACGACTTCGCGGCGTGGGGCTGGCGGGTGCCGTTCCTGTTCAGCGTCGCCCTGCTCGGCGTCGGCCTCTTCGTCCGGCTCAAGGTGGTGGAGAGCCCGCTCTTCGCCGAGGTGAAGAAGGACCGCGCCGAGTCCCGGCTGCCCATCCTCGACGTCCTGCGCAACCCGCGCCCCGTACTGCTGGCCTGCGGTGTCGGCATCGGCGCCTTCACCGCGCAGTCGCTGCTGACCAGCTACATGATCGCGTACGCCACCGGCATCGGGTACGCCCGGCCGCAGGTACTCAACGCCCTCACCGTCTCCGCGTGCGTCGCGCTCGTCGTGCTGCCCTGCGCCTCGGCGCTCTCCGACAAGATCGGCCGCCGCCCGGTCGTCCTCGCCGGAGCCATCGCCTCGGCCGCGCTCGCCTTCCCCGTCCTGGCGCTGGTCGACTCGAAGTCACCGGGGCTGCTGATCCTCGCCGTCGTCCTCGGTCACGGCATCGCCCAGTCCACGATGTACGGCCCGCTGGGCGCACTGCTCACCGAGATGTTCGGCACCAAGGTCCGCTACACCGGCGCCTCGCTCGGCTACCAGGGCGCCACCCTCGTCGGCGCCGGCTTCTCCCCCATGATCGCCGGAAGCCTGGTGGCCGGAAGCGGCAACAGCACCCCGGTCGCCCTGCTGCTCTGCGGCGGCGCCGCCGTCACCGCGGTGACCGTCTGCTTCGTCCGCGAGACCCACCGCGGCACCCTCGACGACTCCGCCGCCCGCCCCTCCGTCCCCCACACGGAGGAGATCTCCGCATGA
- a CDS encoding isocitrate lyase/PEP mutase family protein, with product MNIDSRERAERFVELHREGCFLLPNAWDVGSARVLESAGFPAVATTSAGVAFSLGRPDHDFHDEKAPDGRIGRDTMIRRVREIADELRVPLSADLEDGFGEAPETVAETISMTRAAGAAGGNIEDFTGDRARPLYEEPLAVDRVRAARAAADAAGDPFVLVGRTDVLLVGGSLDEAVRRANAYLAAGADCAFVPGAADAETIGTLVRELDGPLNVVMGLTGNALALDDLRELGVRRVTVGGSIARAMYRHLLDAARELAERGTFSYADGQLAQTDLNDLFRQD from the coding sequence GTGAACATCGACAGCCGAGAACGAGCCGAGCGTTTCGTCGAGTTGCACCGGGAGGGGTGCTTCCTGCTCCCCAACGCCTGGGACGTGGGAAGCGCCCGGGTCCTGGAGTCGGCGGGCTTCCCCGCCGTGGCCACCACGAGCGCGGGGGTCGCCTTCTCGCTCGGGCGCCCGGACCACGACTTCCACGACGAGAAGGCGCCGGACGGGCGGATCGGCCGCGACACCATGATCCGCCGGGTCCGTGAGATCGCGGACGAACTCCGGGTGCCGCTCAGCGCGGACCTGGAGGACGGGTTCGGTGAGGCGCCCGAGACCGTGGCGGAGACCATCTCGATGACCCGCGCGGCAGGCGCCGCGGGGGGCAACATCGAGGACTTCACCGGTGACCGCGCCCGGCCCCTGTACGAGGAGCCGCTCGCGGTGGACCGCGTCCGCGCCGCCCGTGCCGCCGCGGACGCCGCCGGCGATCCGTTCGTCCTGGTCGGCCGGACGGATGTGCTGCTGGTCGGCGGCTCGCTCGACGAGGCCGTACGGCGGGCCAACGCCTATCTCGCGGCCGGCGCGGACTGCGCGTTCGTGCCGGGAGCCGCCGACGCCGAGACCATCGGCACCCTGGTGCGGGAACTCGACGGCCCGCTCAATGTCGTCATGGGGCTCACCGGCAACGCGCTGGCCCTGGACGACCTGCGCGAACTCGGGGTGCGCAGGGTCACGGTCGGCGGCAGCATCGCCCGGGCGATGTACCGTCACCTGCTGGACGCGGCAAGGGAGTTGGCGGAGCGAGGCACCTTCTCCTATGCCGACGGCCAGCTCGCCCAGACGGATCTGAACGACCTGTTCCGGCAGGACTGA
- a CDS encoding condensation domain-containing protein — protein MRMTDLQRCEIRPGRLVEWTLHPASVGAARALPDDARPPAYVQESHIRTARTVREDGLFVPTWLGTAFDIPGRVELDVLQGALEAWMLRHETLRSGFRWAGDEMRRFTLDSDAVALHREDIGEFADAVTLTRYLQDRFDVAADALTWPNFLFTAVVRDDGASVYMAFDHSNVDAYSIHRITAEIHELYAAGLEGRIVVPEPVASYVDFCADERSDADRIDDTHQVVGRWREFIGRCDGRLPNFPVDLGLDPEGPLPEQRFVQEMLVDAADAAAFEAYCRPYGGSLVGIVAAVALAAREISGLSVYRTVVPFHTRVKSRWAESVGWYVGGAPVEIPVERAVDFDAALELVRAALRDTRALSRMPLARVLRLLGADFRPTSPDLYSILSYVDSRDIPGAARWQELKAYGLIRVSYGDQVCAWVTRVPEGLQFACRLPDTPVADKNMRRCAELLRARIIAVARETGTVGAAAAARRG, from the coding sequence GTGCGCATGACCGACCTCCAGCGGTGCGAGATCCGGCCCGGAAGGCTCGTGGAGTGGACCCTGCATCCCGCGTCGGTGGGCGCGGCGCGGGCGTTGCCGGACGACGCGAGGCCACCGGCGTACGTCCAGGAGTCCCACATCCGCACGGCACGGACGGTGCGGGAGGACGGGCTGTTCGTGCCGACCTGGCTCGGTACCGCCTTCGACATCCCCGGACGCGTCGAACTCGACGTTTTGCAGGGCGCGTTGGAGGCCTGGATGCTGCGGCACGAGACGCTGCGCAGCGGGTTCCGATGGGCCGGCGACGAGATGCGGCGCTTCACCCTCGACTCCGACGCCGTCGCCCTGCACCGCGAGGACATCGGAGAATTCGCGGACGCGGTGACGCTGACCCGGTACCTGCAGGACCGTTTCGACGTCGCAGCCGACGCGCTCACCTGGCCCAACTTCCTGTTCACGGCCGTCGTACGGGACGACGGGGCGAGTGTGTACATGGCGTTCGACCACAGCAACGTGGACGCGTACTCGATCCACCGCATCACCGCCGAGATCCACGAGCTGTACGCGGCCGGCCTCGAAGGGCGCATCGTCGTGCCCGAACCGGTCGCCAGCTACGTCGACTTCTGCGCCGACGAACGCTCGGACGCCGACCGGATCGACGACACCCACCAGGTCGTCGGCCGCTGGCGGGAGTTCATCGGGCGCTGCGACGGCAGGCTGCCCAACTTCCCCGTCGACCTCGGCCTGGATCCCGAAGGCCCGCTGCCCGAGCAGAGGTTCGTCCAGGAGATGCTCGTGGACGCCGCGGACGCGGCGGCCTTCGAGGCGTACTGCCGTCCCTACGGCGGCAGTCTGGTCGGGATCGTCGCGGCCGTCGCGCTCGCCGCCCGCGAGATCAGCGGCCTGAGCGTGTACCGCACCGTCGTGCCCTTCCACACCCGGGTCAAGTCCCGCTGGGCCGAGTCGGTCGGCTGGTACGTGGGCGGGGCGCCCGTCGAGATCCCGGTGGAGCGGGCCGTGGACTTCGACGCCGCCCTGGAACTGGTCCGCGCCGCGCTGCGCGACACCCGGGCGCTGTCCCGGATGCCCCTGGCCCGCGTCCTACGCCTGCTGGGCGCGGACTTCCGGCCCACCTCACCGGACCTGTACTCGATCCTCTCGTACGTCGACTCCCGCGACATCCCCGGTGCCGCACGCTGGCAGGAGCTGAAGGCGTACGGGCTGATCAGGGTGTCCTACGGCGACCAGGTCTGCGCGTGGGTCACCCGGGTCCCCGAAGGCCTGCAGTTCGCCTGCCGACTGCCGGACACACCGGTCGCCGACAAGAACATGCGGCGCTGTGCGGAACTTCTGCGGGCCCGGATCATCGCGGTGGCGCGCGAGACCGGGACCGTGGGCGCGGCGGCCGCGGCCCGCCGGGGGTAG
- a CDS encoding glycoside hydrolase family 16 protein has product MGSHAAPHGRKRALLASMGLVLLAAVLGIPRADGAAGEAGAADACRATGTELPRGDCGPFWQVLAEDFNGDRVPLGGFSDCDHAVDTSAAYCGGLRGAYRDNWWAYPTGWRDTANDRGRQVVGVYHPEDTVSVGPAENGDGRMFIRMWRPADGGPVHAAAVVPRAVMQMRYGKYSARIKVTELAPGYKSAWLHYGGGCEMDHPEGEWTGDLTAFHHPCGGGEQGYFPGSEEWTRWHTVSTEWTPGHVRFFVDGRQVGHDTREVPRQPLSWVLQNESALQGPGAAPGSSAQLDITWVAAYAYDWK; this is encoded by the coding sequence ATGGGATCACACGCAGCACCGCACGGCCGTAAGCGCGCTCTGCTGGCGTCCATGGGGCTCGTGCTCCTGGCCGCCGTCCTCGGCATCCCCCGTGCCGACGGGGCAGCGGGGGAAGCCGGTGCGGCCGACGCCTGCCGCGCCACCGGCACCGAACTGCCCCGCGGCGACTGCGGGCCGTTCTGGCAGGTCCTCGCCGAGGACTTCAACGGTGACCGGGTGCCGCTGGGCGGGTTCAGCGACTGCGACCACGCCGTCGACACCTCCGCCGCGTACTGCGGGGGCCTGCGCGGTGCGTACCGCGACAACTGGTGGGCCTATCCGACCGGTTGGCGTGACACGGCCAATGACCGCGGCCGGCAGGTCGTGGGTGTCTACCACCCGGAGGACACCGTGAGCGTGGGTCCCGCGGAGAACGGCGACGGCAGGATGTTCATCCGTATGTGGCGGCCCGCCGACGGGGGTCCCGTGCACGCTGCGGCGGTGGTACCTCGTGCCGTCATGCAGATGAGGTACGGCAAGTACAGCGCCCGTATCAAGGTGACCGAACTCGCCCCGGGCTACAAGTCGGCCTGGCTGCACTACGGCGGAGGCTGCGAGATGGACCACCCCGAGGGCGAGTGGACCGGCGATCTCACGGCCTTCCACCATCCGTGCGGCGGGGGTGAACAGGGCTACTTCCCGGGGAGCGAGGAGTGGACACGGTGGCACACGGTCTCCACCGAGTGGACGCCCGGCCATGTGCGCTTCTTCGTGGACGGCCGGCAGGTGGGGCACGACACCCGCGAGGTTCCCCGGCAGCCCCTGTCCTGGGTGCTCCAGAACGAGAGCGCCCTGCAAGGCCCCGGCGCGGCTCCGGGCAGCAGCGCCCAGCTCGACATCACCTGGGTCGCCGCGTACGCCTACGACTGGAAGTGA
- a CDS encoding NAD(P)-dependent oxidoreductase, producing the protein MTDQLTVSVLGTGIMGAAMARNLARAGHTVRAWNRSRAKAEPLAADGIAVACTPAEAVGGADVVLTMLYDGPAVLDVMRQAASALRPGTAWVQSTTAGIEGVADLAAFAREQDLVFYDAPVLGTRRPAEAGQLLVLAAGPVDGRHKVTPVLDAVGARTVWTGEDGAEGSATRLKLVANSWVIATTNAMGEVLALAKALDVDPQNFFDAIAGGPLDMGYLRAKSALILDDKLSPPQFAVSTAAKDARLIVEAGERGGVRLDVAAASAERLERAAAQGHGDEDMAAAYFASFDEKA; encoded by the coding sequence ATGACCGACCAGCTCACCGTGAGCGTCCTCGGCACCGGAATCATGGGTGCCGCCATGGCCCGCAACCTCGCCCGCGCCGGACACACCGTCCGCGCCTGGAACCGCAGCCGCGCCAAGGCCGAACCGCTCGCCGCCGACGGCATCGCCGTCGCCTGCACCCCCGCCGAGGCCGTCGGGGGCGCCGACGTCGTCCTGACCATGCTCTACGACGGTCCCGCCGTCCTCGACGTCATGCGGCAGGCAGCTTCCGCGCTGCGCCCCGGCACCGCCTGGGTGCAGTCCACCACCGCCGGTATCGAGGGCGTCGCCGACCTGGCCGCCTTCGCCCGCGAGCAGGACCTCGTCTTCTACGACGCCCCCGTGCTCGGCACCCGCCGGCCCGCCGAGGCCGGACAGCTCCTCGTGCTCGCCGCGGGGCCGGTGGACGGACGGCACAAGGTGACGCCGGTCCTCGACGCCGTCGGCGCCCGCACGGTGTGGACCGGCGAGGACGGCGCCGAAGGCAGCGCCACCCGGCTGAAGCTGGTCGCCAACAGCTGGGTCATCGCGACCACCAACGCGATGGGCGAGGTCCTGGCCCTGGCGAAGGCGCTCGACGTCGACCCGCAGAACTTCTTCGACGCCATCGCGGGCGGCCCGCTGGACATGGGCTACCTGCGCGCCAAGTCCGCGCTGATCCTCGACGACAAGCTGTCCCCGCCCCAGTTCGCCGTGTCGACCGCCGCCAAGGACGCCCGGCTGATCGTCGAGGCCGGCGAGCGAGGCGGCGTCCGGCTCGACGTGGCCGCCGCGAGCGCGGAGCGCCTGGAGCGTGCCGCCGCGCAGGGCCACGGCGACGAGGACATGGCCGCCGCGTACTTCGCCAGCTTCGACGAGAAGGCCTGA